The segment ATGCAACTCGGCGTCCGCTGCGCCTGGGTCGAGGGCTATCTGGAAGAGCAGTCCTGCATGTCCTTTTCGGACTTTCTGCGTCAGCGGCGCCGATGGTTCCAGGGGCTGGTGCAGGTGGCGCTCCATGCGCCGGTCGCAATCCGCTGGCGCTTATGCCTGGCGCTCAACACCGTGCTTTGGGGCCTCGCGCCTTTCGCCATGTTCTATACGCTTGGCAATCTCGCGCATCACGTCTCGATCAGCCCCGTGGTGCGGGTTCTCGCGAGTTATTCCTTCGCCACCTTCGCAACGCTTTACATTACCGGCCTCGCCGCCAACATGGACGAGCACGGCATCACAAGCTGGTCGCGGCGCGTCTTCCTGACGGCAAAGGTGCTTCTCCTGTTGCCAGTCTTCGCAGCCATGGAAGGGCTGGGGGTTCTCTGGGCACTGCTCAATCCGGCGCGGGGATTTGAGGTGGTCAAGAAATGATCCCGGGCATCTGCCGTGACTCATATTTGTTTCTCGGCTAGGATGCTCGCCCGGTAGTCGAATGGGAATTTGACAGCGATCGAATTCCTAGGCCGTCCTTGGGCGGCTGCGCGCAAGCGACCATAACCGTGCCCCAGTGGCGAAGAGATGGATATGGGAGACGAGTTCACAACGCCGCGCGAGATCGCTGAACTCAACATCGAGCATTTCAGCCGTCTTCTACAGACACCGCTCGACGACCAGACTCGGCAAACCGTGGAAAGACTTCTCGCGGAAGAAAAAGCCAGGCTGGCGGGCCTCCCCGACCCGAAACATCCGGCGGCTGAAGGTCCGAGTATCCCCGCAGATAAGTCCTGAGCGTCTCCAGCCCGCCTGCCGGTTTGGCGTTGGAAATCCTCAAAAATTGACTTCGATCAACGCCCGGTTGCGGCGATCCCGCCAAATTTACCTTCATTGAGTGGCGTCGAAGGCCGGCGCACAAAAGCGTTTCGCCTCACGCCAAGAACAATAGGTGGATTGCAGCCTGCCGTTTGGGCAGGCATCTGCGCCACGCAGGGGAAGTTTCGATCCAATGGATTGGCAACCTATCGATAAAGCGCCTTTCGATCAGGACCTCGAGGTCGGCGTGATCGAGGCCGGGGAGGCTTATGCCCTGGCTTTCCCGTGCCGCCGCGCCGGGAGCGGATGGGCGAATGTGCTGACGCACGAATCCGTTCCCGTGCATCCGAGTCATTGGCGATATTGGCAAGGCGCAAAATGGCCGCCAAACGGCAAGACGGCCGAGGCGCAGACTTACAGGGATGTCTGATCCGGCTGGCAGCCTTTTGCGAGTGGAGCGCCGTCGTCGAAGGGCGCGAGATAATCGATAACCATCTGCCGGAAGCGGGTCAGGCCCTTGTAGGTTTCGAGTTCCGGCGGCAGGTCGCGCAGCACGCGATGCAGGCGCTTGCGCCATTTCTCAACCCGTGCGAGTTCGTCTACGCTCGCGAGGTAGCAACGAATCCCGAACAGGATCGCATTGGAGCGCGGCAGACGGAACAGCGTCTGCAATTCGACGCGCAAATGCACCTTCTGCGCGACATTCTCGGGGGTGACGGTGAGACGATCCGGCCCCCAGACGGGATAGTTCTCGGGGCTCGTGTCGAGCCGTGGATTGATCGTCATCGTCCAGTTCAGCCGGCGGACCGGCTGCGCCTGCTGCAGACGCAGAAGGAACTTGAGCGCCCTGTCGAAGACGCCGATCTGATGCGCCAGCGGCACCGGACCGTGCCACTCGTGGAAGCTCATGCCGACATCGAATTCGAGCGACCAGTCAGCCTGCGTCGTCACCATGCCGCCATCTACGAAGAGGTTATCGTTGCGCTGGTCCTGGAGCGTGAAATCGCCTTGCGCCTGGCGGGTGATATATTCAAACGGCGGGTAGGGAAGCGTCGCGGCGTCGCCGAACGTGAACTTGTCCTCGATGCCGAGCAGCCGGTTTTGCCATGTCCAGGTGGAACCGTTCTTGGAGAGCGAAAAATGCTCCGGGTAATCCCGCGCGAAGCTCTCCATGATGAGTTCGAGCGTGTCCCATTGCGCCGTCATCATATGCGGCAGCACTTTGCAGCGGCCGGGATCGAGCGCCAGCACGCGCGCCCGCTCGCGGCATTCCGCGACATAATGTTCGTCGACGTCGAACGCATGCAGATAGACCGGCGAGGGGCCGACGGGAACATGCGGCTCGATATTGACCGAATACATGTAGGCGTCTTCGCCGAAGGGAAACGGGAAGCGCAGAATGGCCGCGTCGCTGTTGCGATAGGTGAAGTCGTCGTGGAACGTTTCGGTGGGTTTGAAGACTATCGTCATTGATTCCTCGTGCATCGGGTTTGGCGGCCTGCCGATGAGGCCGGGTCAGAGATCGAGGACGATGCGATCTCCCTTCGCGCGCGAGACGCAGATGATCATGGAGCGGTTTTCCGCATGCTCGGCGGCATTGAGATAATGGTCGCGGTGTTCCGGCTCGCCTTCGATAACGTCCGTCTGGCATTGGCCGCAGGCGCCCCCACGGCAAAGGCAGGGCGGCTCAAGACCCGCGGCCTCGATTGCTTCGAGCAGGGTCTGATCTTCGGGCACATGGATTTCAAGGCCACTGCGCTCGAGGATCGCGACAAAGGGCGCGCCGCCCGCATGGGCGCCGCCAAAGGACTCGGAATGGAGCTTTGAGCCCGGCCAGCCGTGCGAGCGCGCGGCCGCCAGCACCATATTCATGAGCCCTTCCGGACCGCAGACGTAAAGATGCGTGCCCAGCGGCTGCTTCCGCAGCATATCGATGAGATCGAACTGCGCGAGCTCGGGGTGAAGATGGATTTTCCCGGCATCGTATCCACGCAGCGCCCGTTCGAACGTCTCGGTTTCTTCAACCCGGCAGAAATGGTGCAGTTCGAAAGGCGCGGGCGTCGTTTTCAAATAGGCGAGATAGCCGAGAAATGGCGTGATTCCGATGCCGCCGCTGATCAGCAGATGTTTGCGCGCGACGTGCGAAATCGGAAACAGATTGCCGGGGAAGTCGGCCTCGACGATCGCTCCGGCATCGACGTGATCGTGGAGAAAGGCCGAGCCGCCGCGCGAATGCGCCACGCGGCGCACGATGATCTCGTAGGCGCTGTTGTCCGGTGCCGTCGCGGCGATGGAATAGGCGTTGCGGAATTTCTTCTGGCCCTCTTTCAGCAGCAGGCGCAGATGCGCGCCGGCGCCGATTGAGGGCAGCGGCGCACGGTCGGCCGATTCGAGGACGAAGCGCTTCAGGAGCGGCGCAATCATCTCCGCTTCGCGCACGCGCAACGTCAGCGTGGCTGTACCGCTCATGGATAGGCCTCTTCAATCGGGGGAAGCGCGCCGGGAAGCTCGGCATCGACCTGGACGCCCATGAAAGCGGCGAGACGCTGCGAGAAGTGATCGCGGACCTGCAATTGCGCCCCGCAGCCGCTGCACACCGCGATATTGGTGCTCACATTTTCGGTGAAGGTCCGGCAATGGACGCAATAGACGCGCCGGCGCTCCGATCCTTGCTGCGTCAGATGGTATTCGTCGCGGTCCATGCCTTTGCCGCGCGCCAACCCGGCAACATCCCAGATGAAGGACTCCCTGCCGATCGCATAAAGGTGCAGTCCGACAAATTCACGCTCCAGCCGATAGGCGAGATGGTCGAGAAGATGCGGCGCGGCGCGGTAATGATAGGTCGGGATGCCGTGATTCACCCGCTGCAGGCCAAGCGAGCGGCTGTCGGGGACGATGGCCCAGAATTCGATCGGCGCGTCCGGCCATGCGGGGGGCGACAAGTTCGGCAGCGCCTCCAGATGTTCGGCGATGATCAAGTGGGCGCGCGCGACCGGCACGAGTTCGAAAGGCTTGTATGTTGGTCGGCTGGGGATAGTCGGACTCGGCATTTCGACATTCTCCGCCGCGTCCTCGCGGCACAACCCCTTGCGTGAGCAAGTGTTTTCGTTTGGTAGCGGAAGTTAAGTCTGGCCGGCAGCGCAAGTCCATGATGCCAACTGGCATCATTGACAGTTTTCCTCCTGAGAAAATTAATGTTCATCGCAAAACCAATTAATGCCGCAAAGCGGGACTCTGGACGAAGCGCCTTTGAGCCAGGCGTGCCGGTGCCGCCTGCGGCCGAAGGAGCGCGCGATGACCAGCCTTGCAAACGAATTGGATGCCATTCCCGAAAAGGGCAAACTGCATAGATCGATTTCCTGGGTCGGCGCGTTCTGGGTTGCGAGCGGCGTGCCGGCGCTCGTGCTGTTCTCTATCGGCGGCATCGCCGGCACGGCGGGCAATCTCGCCTTTCTCATCTGGGCGGCATCGATCGCGCTGGGCTTCGTTCAATCGTTCACCTACGCGGAAATCGCCGGCCTCTTTCCCAACAAATCGGGCGGCGCCTCGATCTACGGCGCGGCGGCGTGGGTGCGTTACGTCAAGTTTGTCGCACCGCTCTCCGTATGGTGTAACTGGATCGCCTGGAGCCCCGTGCTCTCGCTCGGCTGTTCCATTGCAGCGGCCTACGTCCTGAACGCGCTGGCGCCGGTTCCTTCGGCACAGAGCCCGGAGGTCGCACAATGGATCGCGGCGCATGCGGCCACCTTGCACGGCAGCGCCGCCGACCAGACGGCTGCGGCTGTCGCGGCGCTGACGCCGGGCATCCGCAATTGGACCGCTTTCTCGCACACGATCGGTCCGGTCAGTTTCTCGTTGAACGCCGCTTTCTTCGTCGGCGTTGTGCTGATGCTGGTCGTCTTCGCGATTCAGCATCGCGGCATTCTCGGCACGGCGAACGTGCAGAAATGGATCGGCCTGGCGGTCATCATTCCGATGGCGATCGTCGGCGTCGTGCCGCTGTTCAACGGCGCGGTGCATTGGAACAATTTCTCGCCGCTCACGCCGCTCGCCGCGGCCTCCGCGCCGCAACTCGGAAGCTGGAATATCACCGGCTGGACGCTGGTACTCGGCAGCATGTTTATCGCCGCCTGGTCGACCTATGCGTTCGAGACGGCGATCTGCTACACGAGCGAATTCCGCGATCCCGCTAAAGACACGTTCAAGGCGATCTTTTATTCCGGACTGCTTTGCATCGCGCTCTTCGTGCTGGTGCCGTTCACCTTCCAGGGCGCGCTGGGCCTGACGGGCATGCTCGATCCGTCCGTCGTGGACGGCTCCGGCGTGGCGCAGGCCATGGCGCATATGGTCGGCGGCGGCAAGATCATCGAGAGCCTGCTCGTCATGCTGATGATCCTTGCCCTGATTCTGTCGATCATGACGGCGATGGCCGGCTCGTCGCGCACGCTTTACCAAGGCTCGGTCGATGGCTGGCTGCCGCGCTATCTGAACCACGTCAATTCGCATGGCGCTCCCACCCGCGCGATGTGGACCGATCTGACGTTCAACCTCGTCCTGTTGTCGATTGCCTGCGCCGACGCGACGAGCTTCTTCTTCGTGCTCGCGGTGTCGAACTGCGGCTACATCATCTTCAACTTCCTCAACCTGAACTCCGGCTGGCTGCACCGGATCGATTCCGGCCATGTGCCGCGTCCCTACAAGGCGCCGGCGTGGATCATCGGCATCGGCGCGGCGCTGTCCTTCGTCAATGTCATCTTCATGGGCGCGGGCGCCAAAGTCTGGAACCCGGCGGCACTGTGGGCGGGCCTGATCGCGGCGGCGCTCATCATCCCCGTCTTCGCCTTCCGGCATTACGTTCAGGACGGCGGCAAGTTCCCGCACGAGATGCTTGAGGATCTGCAAGTCGGCGGCACCGCCGCGCTGACGCAGAAGAAGGCGGGGATTCTTCCCTATGTCACGCTGGCTGCCGGTGTGGTGACGCTGCTCGTCGCCAACTGGTTCTTCAAGCTCTGACAAACAAGAAAAGACAACGGAGTCCCGCATGAACACGCATGTCTATTCCCGGCAGTCGGTCCTCAACGATCGGCACCGCGCGCTCGGAACGCAGTTCGAATCCTCCTGGAACGATATGCCGATTCCGCAGCGCTACGCGACGGACCCGTATTTCGAGACGGAGGCCGTCCGCTGTCGTGCCGGGCTCTTCGACGTGACATCCCTGCGTCTGATCAATGTCACCGGCAAGGACGCGCTTGCCGCGCTGGAGGAGCTGCTGACTTCGAACATTTCGAAGCTCGGGCCGGGCAAATCCGCCATCAGCAATATTGTCGATGAGAATGGGTCGCTTATCGACGACGTTCTTGTCTACGCCATTGCGCCAGACACCTACCGGCTGTCACATGGCGGCGGCACGCTCGAAGATGTTCTGCCGCTCGTGGCGAAAGGGCGCGACGTGCAATTCCGCAAAGACAACGACACGCATATCCTGTCGCTGCAAGGGCCGAAGGCGCTCGACATTCTGGCGCCGCACACGCCGTTCGATCTCGCCAGTCTCCGCTATTTCGAACATGCGCCGACGATTCTGTTCGGCCGCCCGGTGACGCTGGCGCGCGGCGGCTATTCAGGCGAGCGCGGCTACGAAGTCTTCTGCACCGCCGCCGATGCGGGCTTCATCTGGGATTCCATCGTCGAGGCGGGGAAACCCTTCGGCGCGATCCCGGTTTCCTGGGCCTGCCTCGATATCGTGCGGGTCGAGTCGGCGTTGCTTTTTTTCCCCTTCGATATGCCGGAGGGCGACACGACGCCGTGGGAGGCGGGTGTGCCCTGGACTGTGCATCTCGACAAGCCATCTTTCCGCGGCAAGGACGCGCTCATCCGCCGGCGCGGGCAGGAGCGTGTCGCGCAGGTCGGCATCGAGGTCGATCATGGCGATGCCATCGAGCCGGGCGCGAAGCTGTTCAAGGATGGCGTTGAAGTCGGCGTCGTCAACAGCACGACCTACAGCCAGCATCTGATGCGCTCGCTCGCGCTCGTACATGTCAAACCCGCTTACGCGCCCTTCGGCGCGGAGCTTGACGTTCACAGCGAGGCGGGCGTGTTCAAAGCGCGTGTCGTCAAAGTGCCGTTCTACGATCCGCTGCGACTACGGACTCATCCGCTGGAAGAACGCTCCCCGCGCTGACAATATTCTTTCGGAGGATATGAGAGGGGCGGCCAGTCGATGGTCGCCCCTTTTTACCAGGCGCCGGCTTCGACCCCGCGAAACGACGGCGCGAACTTCCGCACCAGGGCGCGCTCGGAATCGACATTCACCTTGCGATAGATGCGCTGCTTGTAATTCTTGATTACGCCTTTGCTGATTTTCAGCGTCTGGGCGATCTGGCCGGTCGTGCGGCCGTTCATGATAAGCCCGAAAATATCGCGTTCGCGGGGCGTGAGTTCGACCGGGGCGGCGAAATCCTCTGCGGCAACCCGCAGCGAGGAATTGTGCGGTTCGAGCACAAACAGGCGCCCGTGCGGCGCCAGCGGAAAATCACCGCGCAAAGCCTCGAATTTCAGAACGCAGCCATCCAGCGACCGCGTCTGGCCGTGTTCGCAAGCGGAGAATTCGCCGAGCAAGCTGGTGAGGGCGCCATCCGCCGCGACCGCGTCGGCCCAGGCATCGTTCGCATAGACATCGATCCCGAAGCGATCCTGAATCAGCAGCGGCTTGTTGGCCAGTCCGCTCAATTCCAGATCGCTGCCATTGTGTAGATTGGCGAGCATCCAGCTCATATGCGCGCGGTGGCAGCCTTCGAGGGCCGGGAAGACCAGCCGAGCGCGTTCAACGTCAGAGCGCGAGAATTGTCCCTGTTCGCGCTCGAGAAAAAGGCCGTAGCAATCATTCCCCACCGTCGGCAGGAAAACGCTCATCTCGTCGGAAATATTGGCGTTGGGCAGGAAGATACGGCTGTAAGCCTCCGTCCGCATCGAGGACGCTTTGGCTTCGGCGAGCATGATGACGCCGGCGCGGCCCTGGTCCTGCCAAAAATCCGAGAAGGGGTCGATCTCCGAATAGCTGTGGCTATACGTGCTGACGACTTCTTCGGCGACATTGTGCGTGAACAGCACTTGCGGCGTCGTGGCGCGCGAGAAGCGAATGATCCAGCACGACTCATGTCGGATGCTGGCGCCGAAGAGATCGACGAGCTCGTGATGGAATTCCCGCGAGCCGATCGACTTCGCCACCTGTCCGAGCCTGTTGAACCACTCCCTGTCGTTGAGACGCAGCAGCGGCTTATCGGCGTTTCCCGTCATACCTGTCGTTTGCGACATGGCTCCAATCCTGGAATTGGAATTTATTCCAAGAGAAAAGGACAGCTCGGCGGCTTTTTCAATGGCAACTTGCGTAAAGGGCATTGCCGGCGGCCGAATTCTGTCGAGCGGGGAGCAAATTGGGTGCCAAATGCCCGATGATCGTCGAATAATTGGAGCGCGCGGGCGCCGCGACACGCGCAAGAATTCTCCTATACCGGCTGCCGCATGGCTGAGGCGCTGCCGCAATTATGTTGCTATCTCAATCGGATAAAGCATGGGTTCTTGGAAAGGAGCGCCAATGATCTCGGCGACGTCGGACTGCAGTGCTGGGCGTTTTAGGGGCAGGGGGGGGATTCTCATGGCCCTGGTCGTGCTCGCGGCGCTGATGCCTGCGGCGGCGCCAATGCCCGCAGGGGCGGCAGAAAGCGCTTTTCATGCTTTTCTTGAGTCGCTCTGGCCGCGGGCGGCGGCGCGAGGCGTCAGCCGTGCGACGTTCACGCAGACAATTGCCGACATCACCGAGGATCCGTCAGTGCCGGTGGCGGTCGGCAAGCAGCCGGAATTCGAGCGGCTTCTGTCCGCCTATTTCAAAGAGGCTGTCTCGCCGACGCGGATCGCGCGCGGCCGCGCCCTGGCTGGTACCTATCGTAGCGAACTTGAGACTGTCGTGCGCCGCTATGGCGTTCCTTCGGGCATTCTGCTTGCGGCGTGGGGGATGGAGAGCGATTTCGGCCGCGACCGCGGCAACAAGGATGTCGTGCGCTCCCTGGCCACACTCGCCTTTCATCCCCGCGATACCGACATTTTCGTCAACGAGTTCGTCAGCGCGCTCGTCATTCTGGAGCAGGGGCGTCTGCCGCGCGGCCGTCTTATCGGTTCCTGGGCGGGCGCCATGGGCGATCCGCAATTCATGCCCTCGGCCTATCTCAAATATGCCGTGAGCTATCGCGAAACGGGCGCGCCGGATATCTGGAACAATCCCGCCGATACGCTTGCCTCGATCGGGCATTTTTTGCGTGCCTCCGGCTGGAATCCGGCTTTGCCGTGGGGTGTCGAAGTTGTCCTGCCGGAGAATTTCGCCTTCAAGACCCTGCATGCTGATTTTCGCGACTTCGCCGCGGCGGGAGTCAAAGCGGCGAACGGGCGGGCACTGCCACAGGGCAGGGCGACTTTGTTCCTCCCCGCCGGCGCCAGCGGCCCGGCCTTTTTGCTCAGCGACAATTATTGGGTTCTGAAGGCCTATAACAATTCCGACTCTTACGCGCTGTCTCTCGCCTGTCTCGGCGACCGCATCGAAGGGCGAAGCGGGCTGCACAGAGCGTGGCCGAAAAATCAGACGCTCTTCAGCCGTTCCGAAAAGCTCGAAATCCAGAAGCTGCTGGCGAAGCTCAATCTTTATCGCGGCACGTTCGACGGTAAATTCGGCCAGGCCTCACGCGACGCGATCCATGCCTTTCAGATCGAGGCAGGCGACGCGCCCGCAGACGGCGCGGCGCGCGCCGATCTGCTCACGCGCCTGCACGCGGCGGCGCGATAATCAAAACCGCGCGGCGATCATCTGCCAGAGATGTGCGAGCCCGTGTTTCGGCGTCTCGCCGTCCGGCGTGATCGAGACGGTTGCTGTGCGGCCGGAGACGAGGCTCTCGCCGGTTGGCACGGCATCGAGCTTGATGCGCACGGGGACGCGCTGCGCCAAGCGCACCCAGGAGAATGTGGGATTGATGTTGGCCAGAAGATTGGAGCCTTCGCTGCGCTCACGATCGACGATGCCGCCGGAGATACTCTCAACATGGCCGGTGAGATCGCGCGTATCGCCCATCAGCCGGATCGTGGCGCGGCTGCCGACATGGATACGCGGCAATTTCGTTTCCTCGAAATAGCCTTCGACGCGCAGCGTGTCTTCGTCGATCAGGGCCATCGCACCTTGACCGGTGGAAATATAGGTGCCAGGGCGCAGGCCCATATTAGTGATCATTCCATTGACGGAGGCGCGCACCTCCGAGCGGGCGAGATTGAGCTTGGCGAGATCGCGCGCGGCGACAGCCTGATCGTATCCAGCTCTCGCGGATTCCGCGCTCGCCCTGGAGAGTTCGAGCTGTTGCTGGGTCACAGAGAGGTCCGTGAGCTTGCTGTAGCGGGCATAATCGGAGGCGGCCTGTATGTTTGCGGCATCTTTCGCCGCGACCTGCGCTTCGGCCTCGCGCAGCGCGATCTTGAAGCGCTCCGGGTCTATGCGGAAAAGGACATCTCCCTTCTTCACATGCTGATTGTCGCGCACGAGCACTTCGGACACGAGGCCGGAGACATCTGGTGCGATGATCGCGACATCCGTGCGTATCCGGCCGTCGCGCGTCCAGGGCGCGTCGATGTAATAATCCCAAAGGCCGATGCCGACGAAAATGGCCGCCACGACGGCAACCAGCGTCGTCAGTGCGCGCAAGGGCCAGGCAAATTTCCTCATGTGGTGAACTCTTGAGCGATGAATACGACAAGACCGAGGGTCACGACATAGAGCGCCAGGTCGAACAGGGCGCGATGCCAGACCAGATTGTAGAAGTGGCAGGCGGCGAGAATCCTGCGCAGCATCGCCGTGAGCGCGAAAGCGATCAGCATCCAGATTCCGAGCGTCGGAATGAAAACGCCAATGATGTCGAATTCGCCGCTCATGCCGCCATCTCCGGCTGGGCTGTCGATACAGGCGGATGATAGGGCAGGGCGTCGGGGAAAAGAGCACGCCGTAGCCCGTAGAGGCCAATCAATGCGGCATGAATGTCGGCCGAATTGCTGTAGGCAGCAGTCATTTCGAGGGCAGAATCAATATCGACCTTTAGTTTTTCGGGCGGATTTTCATCGGCCGTAGAAAAGTGCGCAGCCACCCCGCGCAGGACGCGCAGGACAGCTTCGTGGATGACGCCTGGAAGCCGCGGTTCCACGCGCCTCAACTCGGTGAGATTCATGCCGACGCGCACCTCGCCGATGAGCGAGACCGTCCACTCGGTTTCTTCCGGCGGCAGCGATGTGATCCGCATCGCGATGAGGCCGACGCGGTCGAGCATCAGCGCGGCAAGTTCAAGACTGTCCTGCGCGCGATCCGATAGCGCGGCCTTTGCGAGTTCGCGGCGGTTGAGGCGATGCAGCCGGCGGGCGGTAAACGTGGCTTCGACCGAACGCATCAGCAGCGTCACGATTGCGGCGATCCACATGCCGGCGATAATCGCAAAGGCGCCATTGGCAAAGCTGGCGAAATCGCCCGCATAATTATCCTGGATCGCGATCGTCGAGGCACCGAAAATGGCGGCGCTGACGCCCTGGAGCGCCCATTTTGGTTGCGTCATCGCAAGACCGCAGGCAATCAGTCCCGGCGCGAGCGCCAGAGCCAGCATTTCAAAATTGGTCGCCCGGGGAAGCAGAGCGAAAAGATAGATGGCCGCGCCCATGACGCCGATGATGCCGGCATTGGTGAATTTCATGATCTGCGGCGCCGGATCGTCGAGGCTCGAGAAAAAGCTGAAGGCGACCGCCGCCATCATCACGGCGGTTGCACCGTCCGGCCATGCTGTCGCAATCCAGATGACGCAGATGACGACGACGGTAACGAAGACGCCGGCCGCGGAAAGAAGTGCCGTCAGATAGTCGCGATGGCGAATTTCGCGCACCTGCGCAGTATAGCGATATTCAAGCCGTTCCGGCGCCGGAGCTGCGTTTTCGAGTGCGTCGCGGAGCTGCCGGAAATCCTCACGCAGATCGACGAAATCGCGCAGCCGTGCCGCAAGCGTTGTCACCGCAAGTTCGCGTCCGCCGGGCGCTTTGCCGAGCGGCGGGTCGGCGGCGTCGATGTCCCGGCGCAAAGCGGCAATTTCGTCCGCGTCATGCCGCCCGCTTGCAATCCATCTCCGCGTATCGTCGATCACGCGGCGCATCGGTTCCGGCATCGCCTTGACGCGTTCGAGAAGCGTGATGCGGTCCACAAGAGATGCGACAATCGGCAGATACATCAACATATGCTGGCGCAGCAAACTGAGCGTCCGGCTTGTGTCGCTTTGGGCTTCAGACTCGTGGCTCAGCGGAATGGCGAGCGCATCGAGCGCGATCGTTTCGGCGGCGAGATGAACGCGATCTTCATGGGCCTGCGTTTCGTCGACCTCGCCGCCCAATGCGCCGACGATCCAGGCGCGGGCATCCGTGGCCCAGCTATTGAAGCGATTAACGAGGACAGGCCGGACGGATTGCGGAAAGACAAGAGACGAGGCGAGGGTCGCGCAAAGGATGCCGAGCGTGATTTCTTCCACGCGCGAGACGGCCGTATCGAAGACGGTTCCGGGATCATCGACCACGGGAAAACCGATAATGGCGGCGGTATAGCCGGCCAGCATCGGCATGTAGGAGGCAGGCGTCCGGTCGAGGAGGGAAACGTAAAGGCAGGTAGCGATCCAGAGCGCCATGACCAAGGTCAGAAGCACCGGCGCGTTGACGAAGTTCGGCACCAGAGCAACGGCACCAACTGCGCCTAGCGCTGTGCCGCCGACACGGAAGATCGCCTTGGAGCGGGTCGCACCGGCGAAGATCTGGCTGGTGATGTAGACCGTGGTTAGTGCCCAATAGGGACGCGGCAGATCGATCCACATCGCAATATAAAGCGCGAGCAGCCCGGCGGCGAAAGTTCTGAGCGCGAAGAGCCAGTCGCGCGCAGCGAAGATGGGGAAGGGACTCGTCATCCGGCTCGGGCCCTGCGCGGAGGCGCAGCGCGCTCCGTCTCGGCGCCATTTTTGGCATGATCCTCGATGGCGCGGAAGACGCGGAGGCAGGCTTCAAAATCCTCGGCGGTGATATGAGCAAAGGCTTCGTCGCGCAGATGTCCGAGATCGCCTTCGATCCTGGCGAGCAGAAGTTTGCCGGAGGCCGTGAGATTCAGGAGTTTGGCGCGGCGGTCGCTCGGATCTTCGCGGCGCTCGATCAATCCCATCGCACTGAGATGGTCGAGATGGCGCACGAGCGTCGGCCCCTCGACACCGATGGCGTCGGCCAGTGCTGTCTGCGTGAGCGTCCCGAGGCGACCAATAAGGATGAGGGGAATAGCCACGGCATCCGAGAGGCCATGCACCTTGGAAACGCCATCGGCGAGGCGCCGCCAGAGCCGGCTCTTCAAAAGCATTTCATGGGTGAACGCCAGGCGTAACCGGCACAATTCCTTCGAGGCCGCCACCAGCGCTCCTCCAACAGGCATTAAATTAGTTAGCAAGCTAATAATTAGCAAACGATGTGTCAAGGTTTGCGCAGGCGGTCGCCACGGGCTTGACCGTTGGGGGAAGAAGCAGGCCGTGCCGTTGTGGGGGGAGCCCGCGTCAGGGCACGTCGCCTAGCATAAGGGCAGGATGCGAGCAGTAAGAGCGAGTTTTGTGCGGCGCGGCGATTGCTTGGTGTCTGCCACATTCCTAAGCTAGAGAGCGCCACTCCGCGCGA is part of the Methylovirgula ligni genome and harbors:
- a CDS encoding PDR/VanB family oxidoreductase — translated: MSGTATLTLRVREAEMIAPLLKRFVLESADRAPLPSIGAGAHLRLLLKEGQKKFRNAYSIAATAPDNSAYEIIVRRVAHSRGGSAFLHDHVDAGAIVEADFPGNLFPISHVARKHLLISGGIGITPFLGYLAYLKTTPAPFELHHFCRVEETETFERALRGYDAGKIHLHPELAQFDLIDMLRKQPLGTHLYVCGPEGLMNMVLAAARSHGWPGSKLHSESFGGAHAGGAPFVAILERSGLEIHVPEDQTLLEAIEAAGLEPPCLCRGGACGQCQTDVIEGEPEHRDHYLNAAEHAENRSMIICVSRAKGDRIVLDL
- a CDS encoding heme-dependent oxidative N-demethylase family protein; the protein is MTIVFKPTETFHDDFTYRNSDAAILRFPFPFGEDAYMYSVNIEPHVPVGPSPVYLHAFDVDEHYVAECRERARVLALDPGRCKVLPHMMTAQWDTLELIMESFARDYPEHFSLSKNGSTWTWQNRLLGIEDKFTFGDAATLPYPPFEYITRQAQGDFTLQDQRNDNLFVDGGMVTTQADWSLEFDVGMSFHEWHGPVPLAHQIGVFDRALKFLLRLQQAQPVRRLNWTMTINPRLDTSPENYPVWGPDRLTVTPENVAQKVHLRVELQTLFRLPRSNAILFGIRCYLASVDELARVEKWRKRLHRVLRDLPPELETYKGLTRFRQMVIDYLAPFDDGAPLAKGCQPDQTSL
- a CDS encoding APC family permease; this translates as MTSLANELDAIPEKGKLHRSISWVGAFWVASGVPALVLFSIGGIAGTAGNLAFLIWAASIALGFVQSFTYAEIAGLFPNKSGGASIYGAAAWVRYVKFVAPLSVWCNWIAWSPVLSLGCSIAAAYVLNALAPVPSAQSPEVAQWIAAHAATLHGSAADQTAAAVAALTPGIRNWTAFSHTIGPVSFSLNAAFFVGVVLMLVVFAIQHRGILGTANVQKWIGLAVIIPMAIVGVVPLFNGAVHWNNFSPLTPLAAASAPQLGSWNITGWTLVLGSMFIAAWSTYAFETAICYTSEFRDPAKDTFKAIFYSGLLCIALFVLVPFTFQGALGLTGMLDPSVVDGSGVAQAMAHMVGGGKIIESLLVMLMILALILSIMTAMAGSSRTLYQGSVDGWLPRYLNHVNSHGAPTRAMWTDLTFNLVLLSIACADATSFFFVLAVSNCGYIIFNFLNLNSGWLHRIDSGHVPRPYKAPAWIIGIGAALSFVNVIFMGAGAKVWNPAALWAGLIAAALIIPVFAFRHYVQDGGKFPHEMLEDLQVGGTAALTQKKAGILPYVTLAAGVVTLLVANWFFKL
- a CDS encoding aminomethyltransferase family protein, which translates into the protein MNTHVYSRQSVLNDRHRALGTQFESSWNDMPIPQRYATDPYFETEAVRCRAGLFDVTSLRLINVTGKDALAALEELLTSNISKLGPGKSAISNIVDENGSLIDDVLVYAIAPDTYRLSHGGGTLEDVLPLVAKGRDVQFRKDNDTHILSLQGPKALDILAPHTPFDLASLRYFEHAPTILFGRPVTLARGGYSGERGYEVFCTAADAGFIWDSIVEAGKPFGAIPVSWACLDIVRVESALLFFPFDMPEGDTTPWEAGVPWTVHLDKPSFRGKDALIRRRGQERVAQVGIEVDHGDAIEPGAKLFKDGVEVGVVNSTTYSQHLMRSLALVHVKPAYAPFGAELDVHSEAGVFKARVVKVPFYDPLRLRTHPLEERSPR
- a CDS encoding dimethylamine monooxygenase subunit DmmA family protein, whose amino-acid sequence is MPSPTIPSRPTYKPFELVPVARAHLIIAEHLEALPNLSPPAWPDAPIEFWAIVPDSRSLGLQRVNHGIPTYHYRAAPHLLDHLAYRLEREFVGLHLYAIGRESFIWDVAGLARGKGMDRDEYHLTQQGSERRRVYCVHCRTFTENVSTNIAVCSGCGAQLQVRDHFSQRLAAFMGVQVDAELPGALPPIEEAYP